CACCGCCCGAAAAGCTGTAACACGCGGGCAACACACTCAGTGCGGCCGACGCCACCAGCGTGCGCACGGCCATGCCATGCACCGCGCCGGTCACGACGCGCTGCCAGAAATCCCTGCGCGTGATCCGCTGCGCCTTATGATCGGCGCCAGATGGCTGCATCGAATCCCTCGACGAACATGGTATCGGTCACGGCGATCGTCAGACGACGTTTGCCGCGTTCATGAACATACTGCACGCGCCACTGTCCGTCGGCGCCGCGCTGACGATCGAGCCACTCCACGACCTTGCCACCTTCGATGCGTTCCACGCGCTGCAGGTCGGTGCCCGTAATGGCGAGACGCCACGCCCGGCCATCCGCCCCCGACGCGTCCTTGCCACGCAGGACACCGAGGTCGGCGCGCAAGATCGCCCCGTCCATCCGCGCCGTGGTATCGGGGGTGGCCGGCACGGCGAGACGGCCGAGCGATGCCCACAGCAGCGGCGGGGGCGGCAGCAGACGTTTCACGAAATCCGCGCCGGGTGTCACGAGTGAATCACCCAACAGAATGGCATATCCACCGGCCATGCCGTTGCGCAGGAAAAAATCCAGCCGTGCACGATCGGGGCCCTGCACCCGCACGGCCCCATCGCCGTTGGCTTCGAACGTCTCGTCCTTGTACGTCCAGGTGAAGCGCAGCACATGCGGTCGGCTGTCGATCGACAGCGCGGGCAACTTCGCCGGTGTGGGTGTTCCCACCAGGGGCTGCGCTTTTGGCGCGCAGGCCGCGAGCCCCACGGTCAGCATCACCGTCGTGGCCACTCTGATGGTCACTCTCGTGATCACTCCCGTTGTCACCATGTTGCCACCATTACGGAACCCGGACCCGAAGCATGCGATCTCCCTGGACGATGCGATCCATCACCTCGTACCCGTCGATCACACGACCGAACACGGTGTAGCCGCCGTCGAGATGCGGCTGCGAGGAGTGGCAGAGGTAGTACTGACTGCCACCGGTATCGGGCCCGGACGTGGCCAGTCCGAGGCATCCACGTTCATGACGTTTGCGGGTCCAGCTCTCACGAAGCGTGAAACCGGATGCCCCCGAACCATCCCCGCTGGCGTCGCCATCCTGCACGACGAAATTGGGTACCACGCGGTGGAACCAGGTGTTCCGATACGTGCCGTTCTGCGCGAGACGCACGAAGGCTTCGACCACCAACGGCGCCTCCCGTCCGAAGAGTTCGAGTGTGATGGTACCCCGGTCGGTATCGATGAAGGCGCGGGTGGGTGTGCTGTTCAGCACATATCGCCGCACCAGCGCCTCATAGTCGGCCAGTGGTCTCGGCTGCGGCGTCGTGGAACGTGCATTCGCACCGCCCGCGGCATTCGCCGCACCATTGGCCGTGGAGTCACGCCGGCCCAGACGCATGCGCGCCGCGCGCTGTACCCGCGGATCGCGATCGGCGAGCAGACGGATCGCCACGGCCGTGTCCCGGCGCGCGGCGGCCGATTCGCGATCGACGGCGGCGACCGCGGCCACGCGATACTGCCAGTCGGTATTGCCACTCCACTCGGTTTCGATCTCCGGCGCCAGATTCACGTCGAGACGCCGGGCCTGTCCGAGCAGGAGACGGCGCACGGCGAGTGCCGTGTCGGCATTCCATGCCCGTTGCCATCTGGCGAGATCCTTGCCCAGCGGTTCTCCCGCCACTTCCGCAATGGCGACGCGCACATTGGCCGCAGGGTCGCGGAACAACGGGTCGACCTGATCGGCCACCGCGGGTCCGAACGATGCCAGACT
The nucleotide sequence above comes from Gemmatimonas aurantiaca. Encoded proteins:
- a CDS encoding peptidylprolyl isomerase, which produces MRKCLGLLLTGCVGILFSACARAAMGPGAGAGEENGAESVVRREARLLSMVDQRQADTLLVDALLRDGDAGRRARTALAIGQVRMKARYPVLRQLLVDGDTSIAANAAYALGIGKDTAALVMLARAVAGAPDPVAREAAWSLGEIGEPARTVLTVALGEGQARPLVSSTAAQRAPAVRAALLLATVKLRPAPIPLVTPWLADTSAEVVRAAAYVIGRLRAPAGARAVMTVRAHRDEEVRQHVARALTRATVGDSLATPAREALRVLVRDSSERVRVNAARSLASFGPAVADQVDPLFRDPAANVRVAIAEVAGEPLGKDLARWQRAWNADTALAVRRLLLGQARRLDVNLAPEIETEWSGNTDWQYRVAAVAAVDRESAAARRDTAVAIRLLADRDPRVQRAARMRLGRRDSTANGAANAAGGANARSTTPQPRPLADYEALVRRYVLNSTPTRAFIDTDRGTITLELFGREAPLVVEAFVRLAQNGTYRNTWFHRVVPNFVVQDGDASGDGSGASGFTLRESWTRKRHERGCLGLATSGPDTGGSQYYLCHSSQPHLDGGYTVFGRVIDGYEVMDRIVQGDRMLRVRVP